A portion of the Streptomyces platensis genome contains these proteins:
- a CDS encoding VOC family protein: MLTTNFVPGTPNWLDLGTPDIDAAVSFYSAVFGWSFQSAGPDAGGYGFFQLGGKTVAAIGPLTEEGAGSAWTVYFQTPDADATVKAVEQAGGAVRVPPMEVFTAGRLAAFTDPAGADFAVWQPGDVQGLERVMEPNTLCWTELYTTDAAAAKDFYRSVFSWDHQDMPMGGDLIYSVVSAPGGGQGDDTGQGGIMQLPEENLKAGSTPEWHPYFGVTDCDATFAAATGQGATVLIPPTDAPGVGRLAVVRDPAGAPFALIKGDPTMT, encoded by the coding sequence ATGCTGACCACCAACTTCGTCCCGGGCACCCCGAACTGGCTCGACCTGGGAACCCCCGATATCGACGCCGCGGTCTCCTTCTACTCCGCGGTGTTCGGCTGGAGCTTCCAGTCGGCCGGCCCGGATGCCGGCGGGTACGGCTTCTTTCAGCTCGGCGGCAAGACGGTCGCTGCGATCGGCCCGCTGACGGAGGAGGGCGCCGGCTCCGCCTGGACCGTGTACTTCCAGACCCCCGACGCGGACGCCACCGTCAAGGCGGTGGAGCAGGCCGGCGGCGCGGTGCGCGTCCCGCCGATGGAGGTCTTCACCGCCGGCCGGCTGGCCGCCTTCACCGACCCGGCGGGCGCCGACTTCGCCGTATGGCAGCCGGGCGATGTGCAGGGCCTGGAACGGGTGATGGAGCCGAACACGCTCTGCTGGACGGAGCTGTACACCACCGACGCGGCGGCGGCGAAGGACTTCTACCGCTCCGTCTTCTCCTGGGACCACCAGGACATGCCGATGGGCGGCGACCTCATCTACTCCGTCGTGTCCGCCCCGGGCGGCGGCCAGGGCGACGACACCGGGCAGGGCGGCATCATGCAGCTGCCGGAGGAGAACCTGAAGGCCGGTTCGACCCCGGAGTGGCACCCGTATTTCGGTGTGACCGACTGTGACGCCACCTTCGCCGCGGCCACCGGCCAGGGCGCCACGGTCCTGATCCCGCCCACCGATGCCCCCGGCGTCGGCCGGCTGGCCGTGGTCAGGGACCCGGCCGGGGCCCCGTTCGCACTGATCAAGGGGGACCCGACGATGACCTGA
- a CDS encoding acyl-CoA synthetase, giving the protein MTQARSNTVDGVLRRSARRVPGRTAVRYADRSWTYRELDDAVTAAARMLLADGLEPGDRVASYGHNSDAYLIGFLACARAGLVHVPVNHGLTGEDLRYLLDQSGSALVLTDAALAHRLPDSVRTLPFHGAPGGLLERLAAREAPTGTEPGTTDDGAADPVTEVPDDALVQLLYTSGTTALPKGAMMTHRALVHEYTSAVVALDLKETDRPVHSLPLYHSAQLHVFLLPYLAVGAENTILDGPDPGRIFDLVEAGLADSLFAPPTVWIALANHPDFPTRELSGLRKAYYGASIMPVPVLERLGARLPGLAFYNCFGQSEIGPLATVLGPEEHEGRMDSCGRPVLFVEARVVDETGREVPDGTRGEVVYRSPQLCTGYWDKPAETAEAFRDGWFHSGDLAVRDAEGYFTVVDRVKDVINSGGVLVASRQVEDVLYEHPQVAEVAVIGLPDERWIEAVTAVVVRRADGGAAVGERELIEAARARLAAFKAPKRVMFVDALPRNASGKVLKRELRARFGAP; this is encoded by the coding sequence ATGACGCAAGCGCGGAGCAATACGGTCGACGGAGTCCTGCGACGCAGCGCCCGCCGGGTGCCCGGACGGACCGCGGTGCGGTACGCGGACCGGTCCTGGACCTATCGCGAACTGGACGACGCGGTGACCGCCGCGGCCCGGATGCTGCTGGCGGATGGCCTGGAGCCCGGCGACCGGGTCGCCTCCTACGGACACAACTCCGACGCGTATCTGATCGGGTTTCTGGCCTGCGCCCGCGCCGGACTGGTGCACGTACCGGTCAACCACGGCCTGACCGGCGAGGATCTGCGCTACCTCCTGGACCAGTCGGGCAGCGCGCTGGTGCTCACCGACGCCGCGCTCGCACACCGGCTGCCCGATTCCGTCCGCACCCTGCCCTTCCACGGGGCGCCCGGCGGGCTGCTGGAGCGGCTCGCGGCCCGGGAGGCGCCCACGGGCACCGAGCCGGGGACCACGGATGACGGTGCCGCGGACCCGGTGACCGAAGTGCCCGACGACGCCCTCGTCCAGCTCCTCTACACCTCGGGAACCACCGCGCTGCCCAAGGGCGCGATGATGACGCACCGCGCCCTGGTGCACGAGTACACCAGCGCCGTCGTCGCCCTCGACCTGAAGGAGACGGACCGGCCGGTGCACTCGCTGCCGCTCTACCACTCCGCGCAGCTGCATGTGTTCCTGCTGCCGTATCTGGCGGTCGGCGCGGAGAACACCATCCTGGACGGGCCCGACCCCGGACGGATCTTCGACCTGGTGGAAGCGGGGCTGGCGGACAGCCTGTTCGCGCCGCCGACCGTGTGGATCGCGCTGGCGAACCACCCCGACTTCCCCACCCGGGAGCTGAGCGGACTGCGCAAGGCCTACTACGGAGCCTCGATCATGCCGGTGCCGGTCCTGGAGCGGCTCGGCGCCCGGCTGCCCGGCCTCGCCTTCTACAACTGCTTCGGACAGAGCGAGATCGGGCCGCTGGCCACCGTGCTCGGCCCCGAAGAGCACGAGGGCCGGATGGACTCCTGCGGACGCCCGGTGCTGTTCGTCGAGGCGCGGGTGGTGGACGAGACGGGCCGGGAGGTACCCGACGGCACCCGGGGCGAGGTCGTCTACCGGTCGCCCCAGCTGTGCACCGGCTACTGGGACAAGCCGGCGGAGACCGCCGAGGCGTTCCGGGACGGCTGGTTCCACTCCGGGGACCTCGCCGTCCGCGACGCGGAGGGCTATTTCACGGTGGTCGACCGGGTCAAGGACGTCATCAACTCCGGTGGCGTCCTGGTCGCCTCGCGCCAGGTGGAGGACGTGCTCTACGAGCATCCGCAGGTGGCCGAGGTCGCGGTGATCGGGCTGCCGGACGAGCGCTGGATCGAGGCGGTGACCGCGGTGGTCGTACGGCGTGCGGACGGCGGCGCCGCGGTGGGGGAGCGGGAGCTGATCGAGGCGGCCCGCGCCCGGCTGGCAGCGTTCAAGGCGCCCAAACGGGTGATGTTCGTGGACGCGCTGCCGCGTAACGCCAGCGGCAAGGTCCTCAAGCGGGAACTGCGGGCCCGGTTCGGCGCGCCCTGA
- a CDS encoding acyl-CoA synthetase, with translation MSKDSPPPNGFWAQAAADPDRRVLIAPDGEEWTAGRLHAASNQLVHGLRAAGLERGDAFAAVLPNGVEFLTAYLAASQAGFYLVPVNHHLVGPEIAWIVADSGAKVLIAHERFAQPARHAADEAKLPASRRYAVGAVDGFRPYGQLLDGQPDSAPADRTLGWVMNYTSGTTGRPRGIRRPLPGTPPEDSYLGGFLGIFGIKPFDDNVHLVCSPLYHTAVLQFAGAALHIGHRLVLMDKWTPQRMLALIDTHRCTHTHMVPTQFHRLLALPPKTRAAYDVSSMRHAIHGAAPCPDHVKRAMIEWWGDCVEEYYAASEGGGAFATAEDWLKKPGTVGKAWPISELAVFDDDGNRLPPGELGTVYLKMTTGGFRYHKDEGKTRQNRIGDFFTVGDLGYLDEDGYLFLRDRKIDMIISGGVNIYPAEIESALLSHPAVADAAAFGIPHDDWGEEVKAVVEPAEGHPPSPELAAEILDHCARHLAGYKRPKSLDFIAVMPRDPNGKLYKRRLRDPYWEGRERAL, from the coding sequence ATGAGCAAGGACTCCCCACCGCCCAACGGCTTCTGGGCGCAGGCCGCCGCCGACCCGGACCGTAGGGTCCTGATCGCCCCGGACGGCGAGGAGTGGACCGCGGGCCGGCTGCACGCCGCGAGCAACCAGCTGGTCCACGGGCTGCGCGCGGCGGGCCTGGAGCGCGGCGACGCCTTCGCCGCGGTCCTCCCCAACGGCGTCGAGTTCCTCACCGCCTACCTGGCCGCGTCCCAGGCCGGGTTCTATCTCGTCCCCGTCAACCACCACCTGGTCGGCCCGGAGATCGCCTGGATCGTGGCCGACTCCGGGGCGAAGGTGCTGATCGCGCACGAACGGTTCGCGCAGCCGGCCCGGCACGCCGCGGACGAGGCGAAGCTGCCCGCGTCCCGGCGCTATGCCGTGGGGGCGGTCGACGGCTTCCGGCCGTACGGCCAACTCCTCGACGGACAGCCGGACTCCGCGCCCGCCGACCGCACCCTGGGCTGGGTCATGAACTACACCTCGGGTACCACGGGTCGCCCGCGCGGTATCCGCCGCCCGCTGCCCGGCACCCCGCCCGAGGACTCCTACCTCGGCGGCTTCCTGGGCATCTTCGGCATCAAGCCGTTCGACGACAACGTCCATCTGGTCTGCTCACCGCTCTACCACACGGCCGTGCTGCAATTCGCCGGTGCCGCACTGCACATCGGCCATCGTCTCGTCCTGATGGACAAGTGGACTCCGCAGCGCATGCTGGCCCTGATCGACACCCACCGCTGCACCCACACCCATATGGTGCCCACCCAGTTCCACCGGCTGCTCGCGCTGCCGCCCAAGACCCGTGCGGCGTACGACGTGAGCTCGATGCGGCACGCCATCCATGGCGCCGCGCCCTGCCCCGACCACGTCAAACGCGCGATGATCGAGTGGTGGGGTGACTGCGTCGAGGAGTACTACGCGGCGAGCGAGGGCGGCGGTGCCTTCGCGACCGCCGAGGACTGGCTGAAGAAGCCCGGTACGGTCGGCAAGGCCTGGCCGATCAGCGAACTGGCCGTCTTCGACGACGACGGCAACCGGCTGCCCCCGGGCGAACTCGGCACCGTCTACCTGAAGATGACCACCGGCGGTTTCCGCTACCACAAGGACGAGGGCAAGACCCGGCAGAACCGGATCGGGGACTTCTTCACCGTCGGCGACCTCGGCTATCTCGACGAGGACGGGTATCTCTTCCTCCGGGACCGCAAGATCGACATGATCATCTCGGGCGGGGTGAACATCTACCCCGCCGAGATCGAATCCGCCCTGCTCAGCCACCCCGCGGTCGCCGACGCGGCCGCCTTCGGCATCCCGCACGACGACTGGGGCGAGGAGGTCAAGGCCGTCGTGGAGCCCGCCGAGGGCCACCCGCCGTCGCCTGAACTCGCCGCGGAGATCCTGGATCACTGTGCGCGGCACCTGGCCGGCTACAAGCGGCCCAAGTCCCTCGACTTCATCGCCGTCATGCCCCGCGACCCCAACGGCAAGCTCTACAAGCGCCGGCTGCGTGACCCGTACTGGGAGGGCCGGGAGCGCGCCCTGTAA
- a CDS encoding NAD(P)H-dependent flavin oxidoreductase, with the protein MQTELSNTLGAEHAVFGFTPFPAVAAAITRAGGFGVLGAVRYTAPDELARDLDWMQQHTDGLPYGLDVVMPAKQVADVSEAEVEAMIPEEHRRFVAELLEKHQVPRLAEGEASGWRITGWMEQVARTQLDVAFDYPIKLLANALGSPPADVVRRAHEHGVLVAALAGSPRHALHHKAAGIDIVVAQGYEAGGHTGEIATMVLTPEVVAAVDPLPVLAAGGIGTGEQIAAGLALGAQGVWLGSLWLTTEEAQLHSRRLTAKLLAAGPGDTVRSRALTGKPARQLRTAWTDAWDDPSGPGPLPMPLQGLLVAEANSRIQRHEIEPLLGTPVGQIVGRMNSERSVQAVFDELTRGFERAIDRINRIAGRA; encoded by the coding sequence ATGCAGACGGAGCTGAGCAACACGCTGGGAGCCGAGCACGCCGTCTTCGGGTTCACGCCCTTTCCCGCGGTCGCCGCGGCGATCACCCGGGCCGGCGGGTTCGGGGTGCTCGGGGCGGTCCGCTACACCGCGCCGGACGAACTGGCGCGTGACCTGGACTGGATGCAGCAGCACACCGACGGGCTGCCGTACGGGCTCGATGTGGTGATGCCCGCCAAGCAGGTGGCGGACGTCAGCGAGGCCGAGGTCGAAGCGATGATCCCCGAGGAGCACCGCCGCTTCGTCGCCGAACTGCTGGAGAAACACCAGGTACCGCGGCTCGCGGAGGGCGAGGCGTCCGGCTGGCGGATCACCGGCTGGATGGAGCAGGTCGCCCGCACCCAGCTCGATGTGGCCTTCGACTATCCGATCAAGCTGCTGGCCAACGCCCTCGGCTCGCCGCCCGCCGACGTCGTGCGGCGCGCCCACGAGCACGGCGTCCTGGTCGCCGCGCTGGCCGGCAGCCCCCGGCACGCCCTGCACCACAAGGCCGCCGGTATCGACATCGTCGTCGCCCAGGGATACGAGGCGGGCGGGCACACCGGCGAGATCGCCACCATGGTGCTCACCCCGGAGGTCGTGGCCGCCGTCGACCCGCTGCCGGTGCTCGCCGCGGGCGGTATCGGCACCGGGGAGCAGATCGCCGCCGGGCTCGCCCTCGGCGCGCAGGGCGTCTGGCTGGGCTCCCTCTGGCTGACCACCGAGGAGGCCCAGCTGCACTCCCGGCGGCTGACCGCCAAACTGCTCGCCGCCGGCCCCGGGGACACCGTCCGCTCCCGCGCCCTGACCGGCAAACCCGCCCGCCAGCTGCGCACCGCGTGGACCGATGCCTGGGACGACCCCAGCGGCCCCGGCCCCCTCCCCATGCCGCTCCAGGGCCTGCTGGTCGCCGAGGCCAACTCCCGTATCCAGCGGCACGAGATCGAGCCGCTGCTGGGCACCCCGGTCGGCCAGATCGTCGGCCGGATGAACAGCGAGCGCAGCGTACAGGCCGTCTTCGACGAGCTGACCCGCGGTTTCGAGCGGGCCATCGACCGGATCAACCGCATCGCCGGACGCGCGTGA
- a CDS encoding phytoene desaturase family protein, whose translation MPERTSYDAVIVGGGHNGLVAAAYLARAGRSVLVLERLDHTGGAAVSTRAFAGTDARLSRYSYLVSLLPPKIVQDLGLRFAVRKRTVSSYTPAVRDGRPTGLLVGGGDARTRTAFAELTGSDREFTAWQDFYGRTRRLAERVFPTLTEPLPSRDALRARIDDDALWHALFERPLGELVEETFTDDLVRGVVLTDALIGTFATAHDPSLRQNRCFLYHVIGGGTGDWDVPIGGMGALTDALADAARGAGAEIVTGCEVTGIATDGRTAEVTCDRGTVGARRVLVNAAPRELARLLGEEPPPPAEGAQLKVNMLLTRLPRLRDTRVDPREAFSGTFHIAEGYRQLEDAYQQAASGALPAAPPSEIYCHSLTDPSILGADLVRQGYQTLTLFGLHAPARLFTADTAEKAPTRDRLLAATLAELDTHLAEPLADCLAHDADGRPCTEARSPLDLDRELGLPGGNIFHRDLAFPYAEPADDPAGDTVAARWGVATSRPTVLLCGAGAPRGGGVSGIPGHNAAMAVLEEGRVAH comes from the coding sequence ATGCCGGAACGGACTTCGTATGACGCGGTCATCGTCGGTGGCGGGCACAACGGACTGGTGGCCGCCGCCTATCTCGCACGCGCCGGGCGCAGCGTGCTGGTGCTGGAGCGGCTGGACCACACGGGTGGTGCGGCCGTGTCGACCCGGGCGTTCGCCGGGACCGACGCCCGGCTGTCCCGCTACTCCTACCTCGTCAGCCTGCTGCCGCCGAAGATCGTGCAGGACCTCGGGCTGCGGTTCGCGGTCCGCAAACGCACCGTCTCCTCCTACACCCCCGCCGTACGCGACGGCCGCCCCACCGGGCTCCTGGTCGGCGGCGGGGACGCCCGGACCCGTACCGCGTTCGCCGAACTCACCGGATCCGACCGCGAGTTCACCGCCTGGCAGGACTTCTACGGCCGCACCCGGCGGCTGGCCGAACGGGTCTTCCCGACCCTGACCGAACCGCTTCCCTCCCGCGACGCACTGCGCGCCCGTATCGACGACGACGCCCTCTGGCACGCGCTGTTCGAACGCCCCCTGGGCGAGCTGGTCGAGGAGACCTTCACCGATGACCTGGTCCGCGGGGTGGTGCTCACCGACGCGCTGATCGGCACCTTCGCCACCGCGCACGACCCGTCGCTGCGCCAGAACCGCTGCTTCCTCTACCACGTCATCGGTGGCGGCACCGGTGACTGGGACGTGCCCATCGGCGGGATGGGCGCCCTCACCGACGCGCTGGCGGACGCCGCCCGCGGGGCCGGGGCGGAGATCGTCACCGGCTGCGAGGTGACCGGCATCGCGACCGACGGCCGGACCGCGGAGGTGACCTGCGACCGGGGCACCGTCGGCGCCCGCCGGGTCCTGGTCAACGCCGCCCCGCGGGAGCTGGCCCGCCTCCTGGGCGAGGAGCCGCCGCCACCCGCCGAGGGCGCCCAGCTCAAGGTCAATATGCTGCTCACCCGGCTGCCGCGGCTACGGGACACCCGGGTGGACCCACGGGAGGCCTTCTCCGGCACCTTCCACATCGCCGAGGGGTACCGCCAGCTGGAGGACGCCTACCAGCAGGCCGCGTCCGGCGCTCTGCCCGCCGCCCCGCCCTCCGAGATCTACTGCCACTCGCTCACCGACCCCTCGATCCTCGGCGCCGACCTGGTCCGGCAGGGCTACCAGACGCTCACCCTGTTCGGTCTGCACGCCCCCGCGCGCCTGTTCACCGCCGACACCGCCGAGAAAGCCCCCACCCGCGACCGTCTCCTGGCGGCCACCCTCGCCGAACTCGACACCCACCTCGCCGAGCCGCTCGCCGACTGCCTCGCCCACGACGCCGACGGCCGCCCCTGCACCGAGGCCAGATCCCCCCTCGACCTGGACCGCGAACTGGGCCTGCCCGGCGGCAACATCTTCCACCGGGACCTGGCCTTCCCGTACGCGGAGCCGGCGGACGATCCCGCCGGGGACACCGTCGCGGCCCGCTGGGGTGTGGCCACCAGCCGTCCCACCGTCCTCCTGTGCGGCGCGGGCGCGCCACGCGGCGGGGGAGTGAGCGGCATCCCGGGCCACAACGCGGCGATGGCGGTGCTGGAGGAGGGCCGAGTGGCTCACTGA
- a CDS encoding glycoside hydrolase family 27 protein, which translates to MSRPPVPRIGRSLAGLTAVAACSAGLLAAPAPAAAAPDPARAPGASRASGTYPNLAPRPPMGWNNWSYYMCDLDEKVVLDNARALVRTGLARKGYRTVTLDDCWMSRQRDARGRLVADPVKFPHGMAHLGKQLHEMGLKFGIYTDVGTLTCEKFPGSLGHFQQDAEQFARWKVDYVKADGCNVPVTPGRGKEATFRDLYGQLSRALRDTGRPMTFSVSAPAYFQFDGDSVWHRVIQWSSDVGNLWRGGRDIALQKSTPAAKWASIVYNFRYNSRLAAFQRPGRWNDPDFLLAGAAGLNRQEMQSQLSLWAMMAAPLISSTDLADLPAAARKVLGNERIIAVDQDALGVQGRVVAQDDDSAVLSKPLKNGDRAIALFNSGSTPRTLSVTARAAGLPEAGSYRLHDLVTGRRTHGGKDIVAREVPPHGTVLYRVTPN; encoded by the coding sequence GTGTCCCGTCCGCCGGTACCCCGCATCGGCCGCTCGCTAGCCGGACTGACCGCCGTCGCCGCCTGCTCCGCCGGGCTGCTCGCGGCCCCCGCACCGGCCGCCGCCGCCCCCGACCCGGCCCGCGCCCCCGGCGCCTCGCGCGCCTCGGGGACGTATCCGAATCTGGCCCCGCGCCCCCCGATGGGCTGGAACAACTGGTCCTACTACATGTGCGACCTCGACGAGAAGGTCGTCCTTGACAACGCGCGGGCACTGGTCCGTACGGGACTGGCCCGGAAGGGCTACCGCACCGTCACCCTCGACGACTGCTGGATGAGCCGACAGCGCGACGCCAGGGGCCGGCTGGTGGCGGACCCGGTGAAGTTCCCGCACGGGATGGCGCACCTCGGGAAGCAGCTGCACGAGATGGGGCTGAAGTTCGGGATCTATACCGACGTCGGCACGCTGACCTGCGAGAAGTTCCCGGGCAGCCTGGGGCACTTCCAGCAGGACGCCGAGCAGTTCGCGCGCTGGAAGGTGGACTACGTCAAGGCGGACGGCTGCAATGTGCCGGTCACGCCGGGGCGCGGCAAGGAGGCGACCTTCCGGGATCTGTACGGGCAGCTGAGCCGTGCGCTCCGCGACACCGGCCGCCCGATGACGTTCTCCGTGTCGGCGCCGGCCTATTTCCAGTTCGACGGGGACAGCGTCTGGCACCGGGTCATCCAATGGTCGTCCGACGTCGGCAATCTGTGGCGGGGCGGCCGGGACATCGCCCTCCAGAAGAGCACTCCGGCCGCGAAGTGGGCCTCCATCGTCTACAACTTCCGCTACAACTCCCGTCTGGCGGCCTTCCAGCGGCCCGGACGCTGGAACGATCCGGACTTTCTGCTGGCCGGGGCGGCGGGCCTGAACCGGCAGGAGATGCAGAGCCAGCTGTCGCTGTGGGCGATGATGGCCGCACCCCTGATCTCCAGTACGGATCTGGCCGATCTGCCCGCGGCGGCGCGGAAGGTGCTCGGGAACGAGCGGATCATCGCCGTCGACCAGGACGCGCTCGGTGTCCAGGGGCGCGTCGTCGCGCAGGACGACGACTCCGCGGTGCTGTCGAAGCCGCTGAAGAACGGCGACCGGGCGATCGCCCTGTTCAACTCCGGCAGCACACCGCGCACCCTGTCCGTCACGGCCCGCGCGGCCGGGCTGCCGGAGGCCGGCTCCTACCGGCTGCACGATCTGGTCACCGGCCGCCGTACGCACGGCGGGAAGGACATCGTGGCGCGGGAGGTGCCGCCGCACGGCACCGTGCTCTACCGGGTCACCCCGAACTGA
- a CDS encoding serine/threonine-protein kinase: protein MAENRLIQRRYRLLDTIGRGGMGEVWRALDESLGRQVAVKCLKPLGPRHEPSFLQVLRERFRREARVAAALQHRGVTVVHDFGEDDGTLFIVMELLSGRNLSQLLDDNRRQPLPVPDVIEIAEQVTAALAYTHEQAIVHRDLKPANIVRTADGTVKICDFGIARLGHDIGFTARLTGTGVAMGSPHYMSPEQIGGHGVDHRSDLYSLGCVLYEIATGVPPFDLGDAWAVLVGHRDQAPQPPRTLRPDLPEAYERIVLELLAKDPDDRPRDADELGKRLTDARHPHPVRATVAAGFADVTVPVPPLPFWTQGRTFGSPVNATRGPQRYPVDGTATVLTGSWTGGIAPQDSGASPAAVIASPAPPDDRRAALAELAGRHTAALDLGRLGRWEEAGEAHRALAAARERLLGPDHPDTLTSRLEAGHALGRLGRHFEAHQIYAEVLAGRERALGPDHPDALSCRHHVARNLGRLGRLEDCRAMAQEVAAARVRVLGAQHPDTLATYCELAHVLGKLGMWTEALHTYQEIAAARAATLGPDHEDTLTARYEVGIGLGRLGRGAEALALYRDLVVDRTRAQGADDPETLRARHGLGVSLGRQNRWQEALVEAREVAAARARVLGPEHPDTLVSRRETAVALGWLGRWSEALDVYRQVADARERVLGAAHFDALASQGDLAQCLEQLGRRDEAAARRRRVAALHQERAVRRARKRDGTWSAGPRVSSG from the coding sequence GTGGCGGAGAACAGACTGATTCAACGGCGGTACCGGCTGCTCGACACCATCGGGCGCGGCGGGATGGGGGAGGTGTGGCGGGCCCTCGACGAGTCGCTGGGCCGGCAGGTCGCGGTCAAATGCCTCAAGCCGCTGGGGCCGCGGCACGAACCCTCGTTCCTCCAGGTTCTGCGCGAACGTTTCCGCCGTGAGGCCCGGGTCGCGGCCGCGCTCCAGCACCGCGGGGTCACCGTCGTCCATGACTTCGGTGAGGACGACGGCACCCTCTTCATCGTGATGGAGCTGCTCAGCGGCCGGAACCTCAGCCAGCTGCTGGACGACAACCGCCGCCAGCCGCTGCCCGTACCGGACGTCATCGAGATCGCCGAACAGGTCACCGCCGCGCTGGCCTACACCCATGAACAGGCGATCGTGCACCGCGATCTGAAACCGGCGAACATCGTCCGGACCGCCGACGGCACGGTCAAGATCTGCGACTTCGGCATCGCCCGGCTCGGCCATGACATCGGCTTCACCGCCCGCCTCACCGGCACCGGTGTCGCCATGGGCAGCCCGCACTACATGTCGCCCGAACAGATCGGCGGGCACGGCGTCGACCACCGCAGCGATCTCTACTCGCTGGGCTGTGTGCTCTACGAGATCGCCACCGGTGTGCCGCCGTTCGACCTGGGGGACGCCTGGGCGGTGCTCGTCGGGCACCGCGACCAGGCGCCGCAGCCGCCCCGTACGCTCCGCCCCGACCTGCCCGAGGCCTACGAGCGGATCGTGCTCGAACTCCTCGCCAAGGACCCCGACGACCGGCCCCGGGACGCCGACGAGCTGGGCAAACGCCTCACCGACGCCCGCCACCCGCACCCCGTCCGGGCCACCGTCGCCGCCGGTTTCGCGGACGTGACGGTTCCCGTCCCGCCGCTGCCTTTCTGGACCCAGGGGAGGACGTTCGGCTCCCCGGTAAATGCCACCCGGGGGCCGCAGCGGTATCCCGTCGACGGCACCGCCACGGTCCTCACCGGCAGCTGGACCGGCGGCATCGCCCCGCAGGACAGCGGCGCGTCCCCGGCCGCCGTCATCGCCAGCCCCGCGCCGCCGGACGACCGCCGCGCCGCCCTCGCCGAGCTCGCCGGACGGCACACCGCCGCGCTGGACCTCGGCCGGCTGGGCCGCTGGGAGGAGGCCGGTGAGGCGCACCGCGCGCTCGCCGCGGCCCGTGAGCGGCTCCTCGGCCCCGACCACCCCGACACCCTCACCAGCCGCCTGGAAGCCGGCCATGCGCTGGGCCGTCTCGGCCGGCACTTCGAGGCGCACCAGATCTACGCCGAGGTGCTGGCGGGCCGCGAACGGGCGCTGGGCCCGGACCATCCCGACGCGCTGAGCTGCCGCCACCATGTCGCCCGCAACCTCGGCCGGCTGGGACGGCTGGAGGACTGCCGGGCCATGGCCCAGGAGGTGGCCGCGGCCCGCGTCCGGGTGCTCGGCGCCCAGCACCCCGACACCCTCGCCACCTACTGCGAACTCGCCCATGTCCTGGGCAAGTTGGGTATGTGGACCGAAGCGCTGCACACCTACCAGGAGATCGCGGCGGCGCGCGCCGCCACGCTCGGACCCGACCACGAGGACACCCTCACCGCCCGCTACGAGGTCGGCATCGGCCTGGGCCGGCTCGGCCGCGGCGCGGAGGCCCTGGCGCTCTACCGCGACCTGGTCGTGGACCGTACCCGCGCCCAGGGCGCCGACGACCCGGAGACGCTGCGCGCCCGGCACGGTCTCGGGGTCAGCCTCGGGCGGCAGAACCGCTGGCAGGAGGCGCTGGTGGAGGCCCGTGAGGTGGCCGCGGCCCGGGCCCGGGTGCTCGGCCCCGAGCACCCCGACACCCTGGTCAGCCGCCGGGAGACCGCGGTGGCGCTCGGCTGGCTCGGCCGCTGGAGCGAGGCGCTGGACGTCTACCGCCAGGTCGCCGACGCCCGCGAACGGGTGCTGGGCGCCGCCCATTTCGACGCGCTGGCCAGCCAGGGCGACCTGGCCCAGTGCCTGGAGCAACTGGGCCGCCGGGACGAGGCGGCCGCGCGCCGGCGCCGGGTCGCGGCGCTGCACCAGGAACGCGCCGTCCGCCGCGCCCGGAAGCGGGACGGCACCTGGTCCGCCGGCCCCCGGGTCAGTTCGGGGTGA